CCAGCTGCAGGGCGCCGCCCACGCCCTGGCCGAGTCGGCCAGCCACGTCGGCGACAACGCCGGCTCCGCCCAGGCCCGCAGCGCCCAGCAGTCGTTGCAGATGGACCAGGTGGCCACGGCCGTCAATGAAGTCACCTACGCCGTGCACGATGTGGCCAAGCATGCCGAGCAGGCCGCCAGCGAGATGCGCAACGCCCAGCAGCAGGTTGGCCATGGCCAGCAGGCGATCCATGGCAGCCTGCAGCAGATCGACCGACTTTCGGCGACCATCGACCAGGCCGTCCACGTCATCCGCGAACTGGCCAGCCACAGCACCAAGATCGGCGGTGTGCTCGAAGTGATCCGTTCGATCGCCGAACAGACCAACCTGCTCGCCCTTAACGCTGCCATCGAGGCGGCCCGGGCTGGCGAACAAGGTCGCGGCTTCGCCGTGGTCGCCGACGAGGTGCGCCTGCTGGCCCAGCGCACCGCGCAGTCGACCGCCGAAATCCAGACCATGATCGAACACCTGCAGGGGCAATCCGAGGCCGCCGTGAGGGCCATCGACACCAGCAGCGAGGCTTCGCGCCAGACAGTCGAACAGGCGCGTGAAGCCGGCACCAGCCTCGACGCCATCAGCCAGGCCCTGGGCAACCTGGGCGCGCTGAACGCCTCGATCGCCAGCGCCACCCTGCAACAGTCGCATGTGGTGGAGGAAATCAACCGCAACGTGACCGAGACCGCCGACCTGTCTCAGCAGACCGCCGAGGCGGCGCGCCAGTCCAGCGATGCCGGCGCGGCCTTGACGCGATTGAGCGAGGAGCTTGAACAATTGCTGCGTCAGTTCCGCGTTTAGCTACTAACAAACCGTGACCCATTAACTGGCACGACCTCTGTAGGAGCGGCTTCAGCCGCGATTCCCCGCAGCACCGCGTTGCCTGCATCGCGGCTAAAGCCGCTCCTACACAGAGAGCTGATTTCGAAGCCCAAGGGACTGGGCAATCTCCTACTTTTTCTCGGTATAGGGGTTGCACTTCTTATCTAATGCCTCCTGCTGACTAACGTAGGGCCTCGCCGGTTCCAGGTTCCACTTCGGTTTTTTACGTACCGGTTGGCCATCGAATGTTGCAGCCAGGTGGCAGACCAGCTGCCGGCGCAGGGATCCACCATTGACGCTGTACTGCCGCCATTGCTCGTCGTCTTTGTGCTTGTTGTACAACTCGGCGAACATCCTGTCGGTTTCATCGTCCTGGATTTCCCGTCCGCACGCGGTAGGCACCACCTCAAGCGTCCAGGTTTTCGGGCCAAGCTTCGGATCATCGCGCTGCTCCCAGGTGCTCGATTGGATGTACTTGTCGCAATACTGCTTCGCCGGAGGCGTGGGCGCCGTGCTGGTGCACGAGAACGTGGCTTTACCGTCGGGCGCTTTGGGAAAGTCGATCTTGACGATGTTGCGTTCCTTGCCTGTCTTCGCCTTGTAGTCCGCCGCGTTTTTCTTGGCATCCTCAAGGCCTCGTGCGTCGCTGTAGAAAAAAGCCAGTATCGGCAGTTCGTCAGTTTTCGGATTGCCCAGGCGCAGTTCGGTCTGGGTCTCGAACTGGCGCGTGTTGATGACTCTCCGCGCCTCGATGAACTGCTGGAACGCGGCAGCGCGCTTCTCGTTGTCCTCGGCACTTCGGCCGCGCATGTTGAAGCCGCATTGCCGTTGGTCTTGTTTCTTGTCCTTCTCGTACTTGTTGAACAGTGCCAACCATGCCTGGGAATTACTGATAGGCGGTTTCATGGATTGACACACGGGTTCTTGCGTCGAGGTGGTGTTCTTGTTGTCACCGCAGCCTTGGTCATCCCGGTAATCCGTCCAGGCGTCGTTCGGAAAGGCGCAGTACACATGCACGGGATTCTCCGGTTTCTTGACCAGATCAAACGGTGCAATGAGATAACCATTGTGGGTGCGCATGCCTGGGTCTTCGTAACTGATCCCGTCGGCACGCATCCAGGAAGCGGCAAAGGTCCCCAGTTTCTGCGCTGTCGGGCTGGGGTTCCACACGTGATATTCGCCTTTGGGCGCCCGGTGCGTCCCCCTGATCAGCAACCCTGAACAGTTCGATGCCGGGCCAGAGTCACATCGATTAACGTTGTTGTTGTACAACGTCTCCACGGTCTTGAGCGTTTCCGCGCATGTCTCGGCACTGGCGACCAGGGGCTGTAACAGCCAGGGGGCTAACAGGCAAGGCAACAGCGTGTCGAATCGCTTAGTCATAATGACCTCATCAAGTCTGGTAATTGATGTTCAGTCCTTTGGACGCAAAAACGACTCGGTGCGGCCGCCCTACGCCACAGCCGCAAAGCTGCCAGCTTCCACAGGTGCGGGAAACTGGCAAAAATGACAGGCGAAGGCTTGCACCGGGCTACTGGAACTTGGCGTGCCACAAGGTACAATCGCTGCCCTACCCTCGCCCCTCCAAGGAACGCCGATGTCCGGCCTCGAACTCTTCGCCGCCGTACTCGGCGTCATCGCCGTCTGGCTCACCGTCAAGCAAAACCCCTGGTGCTGGCCGATCGGCCTGGTGATGGTGGTGCTCTACAGCTGGATCTTCTATGAGGTGAAGCTGTACTCGGACATGCTCCTGCAGCTGGTCTACGCGGTGTTGCAACTCTATGGCTGGTGGCAGTGGACCCGCCCCGACCGTGTCGAGGACGCCCGCCAGGTTTCCAGCCTCGGGCTTGCCCAGGTGTGCGGCGGGCTGGGTGTGGGCCTGCTGGGTAGCCTGCTGCTGGGGGCGGTCATGGCTCACTGGACCGATGCCGCGCAACCCTGGCTGGATGCGGCACTGACGGGTTTCAGTCTGGTGGCGCAGCTGTGGATGGCACAAAAACGCCTGCAATGCTGGGCGCTGTGGGTAGTGGTGGATGTGATCTTTGTCGGCCTGTTCCTGTACAAGGGCCTGTACCTGACTGCGGCCTTGTACGCCCTGTTCACCCTGATCGCCGTACGCGGCTGGCTGGAGTGGCGCCGTGACCCAGCGCTGGCCGGCGCATGAAGGTCCTGGTGCTGTGTGGCCCTGAGTCCAGCGGCAAGAGCTGGCTCAGTGGCGAGATCCAGGCGCACTTCGGCGGCGAACTGGTCGGTGAGTACGTTCGTCACTTCATCGACGAGCAAGGCCGCGATACCTGTTACGCCGACATCCCCGCCATCGCCCGCGGCCAGCTGGCCTGGGAAGACAACGCCCGCGCCCGCCAGCCGGAACTGCTGATTCTCGACACTCACCTGCTGAGCAACCTGCTGTGGAGCCGGGCGCTGTTCGGCGATTGTCCGGCGTGGATCGAGCAGGCACTGCTCGCACGACGATATGACCTGCACCTGCTGCTCGACCCGATGGGTGTCGACTGGGTGGGCGATGGCCAGCGTTGCCAGCCCGAGTTGAGTCAGCGCCAGGCGTTCTTCGAC
This genomic stretch from Pseudomonas entomophila L48 harbors:
- a CDS encoding DUF2599 domain-containing protein, whose protein sequence is MTKRFDTLLPCLLAPWLLQPLVASAETCAETLKTVETLYNNNVNRCDSGPASNCSGLLIRGTHRAPKGEYHVWNPSPTAQKLGTFAASWMRADGISYEDPGMRTHNGYLIAPFDLVKKPENPVHVYCAFPNDAWTDYRDDQGCGDNKNTTSTQEPVCQSMKPPISNSQAWLALFNKYEKDKKQDQRQCGFNMRGRSAEDNEKRAAAFQQFIEARRVINTRQFETQTELRLGNPKTDELPILAFFYSDARGLEDAKKNAADYKAKTGKERNIVKIDFPKAPDGKATFSCTSTAPTPPAKQYCDKYIQSSTWEQRDDPKLGPKTWTLEVVPTACGREIQDDETDRMFAELYNKHKDDEQWRQYSVNGGSLRRQLVCHLAATFDGQPVRKKPKWNLEPARPYVSQQEALDKKCNPYTEKK
- the pnuC gene encoding nicotinamide riboside transporter PnuC is translated as MSGLELFAAVLGVIAVWLTVKQNPWCWPIGLVMVVLYSWIFYEVKLYSDMLLQLVYAVLQLYGWWQWTRPDRVEDARQVSSLGLAQVCGGLGVGLLGSLLLGAVMAHWTDAAQPWLDAALTGFSLVAQLWMAQKRLQCWALWVVVDVIFVGLFLYKGLYLTAALYALFTLIAVRGWLEWRRDPALAGA
- a CDS encoding AAA family ATPase is translated as MKVLVLCGPESSGKSWLSGEIQAHFGGELVGEYVRHFIDEQGRDTCYADIPAIARGQLAWEDNARARQPELLILDTHLLSNLLWSRALFGDCPAWIEQALLARRYDLHLLLDPMGVDWVGDGQRCQPELSQRQAFFDDSLHWLQRHQQSHQVIGGDWPRRSVAALSAVQRLLDGKTPDCATEC
- a CDS encoding methyl-accepting chemotaxis protein, producing the protein MDQVATAVNEVTYAVHDVAKHAEQAASEMRNAQQQVGHGQQAIHGSLQQIDRLSATIDQAVHVIRELASHSTKIGGVLEVIRSIAEQTNLLALNAAIEAARAGEQGRGFAVVADEVRLLAQRTAQSTAEIQTMIEHLQGQSEAAVRAIDTSSEASRQTVEQAREAGTSLDAISQALGNLGALNASIASATLQQSHVVEEINRNVTETADLSQQTAEAARQSSDAGAALTRLSEELEQLLRQFRV